DNA sequence from the Pungitius pungitius chromosome 3, fPunPun2.1, whole genome shotgun sequence genome:
tGTTTTGTTAAAGAAGGGGTCCAACTGTTGTATTCAGGGTGATGGAAATTCTTGGTAGGGGCCATTTTGAAAGTTGACAGCAGATACAGAGGCTGAGTTTTTGTAATAgctatgttttgttttggtcttttgtGCAGTAGAAGGGCTTGTGTCGCTTCGAGGCAACCATTAATAAGAAGGAATCCACTAGTGGCATCCTGAAGGTGCCCATCAGGCAAGACATGATAATGGTAACATTTTTAAGCTTCGAAAATTGACCTTAATTACCTCGATCTGATCTCtagtcataaaaaaaagaacgcaTTGCAGTTATGAGATAAGTCAAAACTAAACTTCTTAAGGGTCGACTCACTTTCAGATATAATTGTCATTTTAAGATAATTTCATGgaaattatatattaatattagcattgttgtacactgtaaaaacactAAAGTGTGCAATGTCTTTGCAGCGGCTTATAATGGTCGTTAAAACCCTGCTGTTTATTCTCGCATCGTGTTGTCTGAAATGTTGCTGACATTTGTATGTAAACAAACATGCATGTTAACAGAACCGTCAACGTTGAGGTCAGCAAAAATGATCGAGGTCATGATAGTATATCGTACGAGAAGATAATAATGTTATAATGGTGACCGACATGTTCATGTTTCATGCAAGAttttgcaaaacacacacacaaccacatctCCTATTCTTCGTCCTTTCCTTCCAGATTGGACTCATGATGTTGTTTTCGCACGCCATCTGGCAGCTGATGGGCGTTAATCTTTGTGCACATGGTCGATCATCTGTAACATGCAATATATCCAGGTGTTTTAGTGAAAACAGCTGTGTAACAGTGCTCACAACAGGAGGCGCTCCCTCTGGGCCAGGTTTGGTAATTATCCCGGCCCTCGTCTCAAACTGTATCGACTGTAGCCGGCGGGGTGTGGCTTGGCGAACGGGTCGGGGGAGTGAGAGGGTGTATGTCATGACAGCTGTGATCGTGGTTGCAGTCCATCTCGTGTAAACATCACGTCCAAGATTTATTACATCACGTGAATTTTACTGAAACATGCAGTGCCTCTTTAAACTAAGCCGTGTGCCTTTTCCACTCTCTATTGTAGTTGCCGGTAAACTAGAAATTAGAAAAAGTGTCCCTCTTTTTGCTCTAAGCTAAATCCTAATTCTCAGGATCATTTATGTCAGAGGACTATATTTGTTACTGAAAACTGACATTGATAAGAATTACAAACAGTGTCTCAAGGCTCTAGACGGGCGTGGGAAATGTTACGCTCTTCCCTGACTCTTCCACTTCATATCTTTAAGCTTTTAAGTATTAATAGTAGTCATTTTCCATTTCCTTAAATTGTGAGCTAAACATCCTGGAAAAAAAGGGGTAATGTAGATGTTATTCTTTCATGCATCTGCTCTTCAAGGGCATGGCTGCTCAATTTACCACTTGTTCCCTATTGCGTCATTCCTGCTGTCTTAAAGGCATAGCACGTGTCCTTTGAAATAGGGTTGAATGTTCCATACTGATCAATAATCTGTGTATTACCTCAAGTAGATGGCGTTCTGCATGCACCCAGAAGCAAAGCAATGTACTGTTAACAGGGTGCATTTTGGACTCCTGAACGGAGGACCTACCTAAAAATGTTAAACTCTGTGTAAGTGTCCGCTGTATTTTGGATCTATTTTGATGATGTAAGTCTCCATGATGAGGCCATTTCTCAAGGGTAACTAATGCCAAAGACACCAGTCGTTTAATCTCAAAGAGAAATACGGTATGTAGGAGGAAGACGCACCCCACCTGCATCAGTATTCCTCCTGCGATGTCTCCAATCTGGTTCTTTCAGCCTGTGAGAATGTAGTGCTCATGGGGCCGAGCCACGGTTTCACCCCACCAACACATTAACAGTACCTTAACGCGCTGGGTGTTTATCGATTGATGCAGAAACATGTACTTTTGTGGCTTTTTGTGATTACAGTTTGATGAAGCGACTCAGACATGCGGACGGTAATCAGGGCCAACAGGGTTGGTTTGTTAGTTAATTCCTCTTatggaaaaagaacaagaagacaAGAGTCAAACGTAAGACGCACACATGCAGAGTTGTGTAGATGTTTTTTAacacacaggcaggcagagggaaAGAACACTTTCTGGGTTCTGAGATGTATATTGATGGCATTGTGAACCCATAATGTCGACACATTTGTTCCGGATGATGCCAATTGGAAGTCCAAAGTTATCACAGAGATCAATCCGGCTTAGCTACACAATAGTGTTAAGCTGTGTAGAAATGTTTGGGTTTCTCAGAGGATTTAGTTGAGACTCTGGCTCCCTCTGTTATATCAGCACTTTGATCTGAACTTACCTTTAGTCATTCAGAGTTGGCGTCTGCTGCTGATGGGGAGCTGCCTTTTGGGACTGTGAGGAAGTTTGGCCAAGGGCAGCACATGACTGCAGTTCATTGTTGCACAACTTTCCcgttctttctgtcttttctcttgTTTCCCCCCTATATCTCTATTACACACAATTCCCCATGCATTGTCTCACGTGCACACCCCCACATGCACATTGACCTGACTGGGTTTTGGTGCTTTACAAAGCATTTGTTTAGCAATGACAGGTTTAAtacaaactattaaaaaaaagatcatttaaaatataaattcacCTCAATTTTCAATCCTCATGGTAACCTATaatcatagtttttatttattaatattttaagATATTTGCCTCTAAATAACCAAAACTTAACAGCACCATATCTTTGAGGAAGTTCTTCTTTTACTATAAAGTTATGTAAATATAGTTTGCATACGAATAATTTTACGTAGAAAGTAGTTCCTCTGAGGTCTGTTGAATATCCCAAATGACCGGGACATTGTTTCCATATGTTTGAACGCGGACTGTTCAAGAAGCAAGTAATTTTAAATCTCTTATTTTATCCTAATCCTtctagagagaaagagaaacaggcCCGTGTTTAACATGAAACAATATACACATACTTGCATGTATGTACAGTGCACATAAACAGAAACGTTCTCTCTGCGTTGGCTTCTCACTCTCTACACATGCACACGCCTGTCTCTCTCGCCTCCCAAAGTGCCCTTCATGtgcattgatttttcttttgttgataTAACGAGACTCCATGGCCCTGGAAGGTCAGGTTTCGGCTGCCAAAGAGCCGTCTGAGGTCCGTCTGCTACTGATGCCACCGCCATGCTTCCCGAAATACAACATGTGTAAAGACCGGAGACATACAAATcagcaaaaaataaaggaaCCCCCCTGCATGTTGATGCTGTAGATGTTACAGAGAAAATGGACACCACAGCCCGTCTTGCACCGACACGTAGGGCAGAGCTACTTGCTTTTGGAAATTAAGGCAATATGTCCATGGGTGTTATCGCTGCTGTTATCAGATActgatggctgtgtgtgtgtgtgtgtgtgtgtgtgtgtgtgtgtgtgtgtgtgtgtgtgtgtgtgcatccagaGAGACCCACCCCTGAGCACATCTAATGAATGGAACATCATCTCGTCAATCATGGGCTTTGTTCGGCTTGCTCTCAGCTGTTTGAACTCCGAGACGAGGATAATCTCAACTAAGGGATGCGGTTTTTACTTGTCAGcagtcttctttttgtttttttctttattgttccctttttttggtGTGACGGCTCTcacactgttttgttttccgCCTCTTCATTTGTTCCGTTACCCTGGCTGTCccttggaaaaaaacaagtctaTATTGTTTTTCAGTTAAACTGTTGCCCTGATGGTGAGaaatgggaggaaaaaagaataaaatactaAATCAGCATTTCCAACAGCAGGCTCAGCAGTCTTTGTCCAATAGCTACTGAAAAGAGATTAGATTTATTCTAATCTCTTTTCATTAAACCCCACATGTTGATTGTTGATTAGTACACTGAAGATGTAAGAGTTCCTTTGACTTGGTGAAATCATTGcataaatgttcatttagtccACCCAAAACCTCTCCGCCTGCTCATTCTTGCAGAGGCAATGCAGATTTTTGTAGTCTATGTGAAATAGTGACCGACTTTAAGGATGATACTAACATTGTGTTGATTGCTTGCTTTTCACCTCAACAGTGGTTGCGCCAGAGAAACGTCAGTTAAACTGTGACTAGTGTTGGCAACACATAAACCTCTTCCAACCAGGGTAAAGCCAAAGGAATTCCACTAAATGCTACAAACCAAAAGCATCCAAGCAGTTGCGTAATGTTGTGAAATCAGAGTTTGCTGTAGAAACAAAATGCTGTTCTTCTCTGGCAAAGATCATTTTTTGACACAAGCATTAGCTGACCTtcatttctcctccttcttgttCTCCTCAATCCTTACTTATTCTTGAGTGTCTGGCCATCCATTTGTGTAAGAGTCATTGTGCACATACTCGGGGTCGTATTGTGTAGCCACTTTTCATCTTCAATCCGCTCAATTGTTAAATTGACAGGTTTACTATCGGCCCTGTGGCAAAGACAATCCCTCTGATTGGTGGCCGTCTGTCTGGCCTAAAATCACATTAAAACTGCAAATGGACTATTCTGGATGGGGATATTTTGTTTGGCTGACTGTTTATATGCAGTTTAGCTCCTGTAATTAGATGTTTCTACCTGTCTTCATCTTGTATTCAGCAATTTGGAGTCCAATGGGCAGGTAGGCCTGGCTCGTCTGTCACACTGTAACACGCTGCTGAACCTAATTGGTCAGCTGGTAGCGTTGGCGCAGATAAAGGTATGACTACAGAGTTGCTTCTTGTGTTCGCGAGTGCACAGACATTTCATGTCCCTATTTGGAGCAGATTTACAGCAAGCGGAGGGCTTCCTGCTTGTTATTGATGAAGAGAGGACTGCTGCTTGTTCTAATCGTAGGGCTAGCCGAAAATTGTTTCCTGTCTTAGTGCCGCAAGATTTTAACTCGTATCCGCCAAACCAGTATGTTAAGGTATGTTTAGTCTTTCATTTGGAAGATGACACAAAAAGGCAACTTTGACTAACATTGGCTCCGGCTTTGCTGTCAACAGGTGACTGAGCCAAATTTAAACACAATCAAGGTGAATTGATTCAGTGCAGAATCTAATGTATGCCACCCTAAAATGCACTGAACTCTATTGGAGGGATTGCACAAAGCACCCTGAATGTATCACCAAAGTGAATATTGTAGTCCCAGTCTCCCATTTATTATGATCTCCACACCGATCTCCCGTTTCCTCATGCATGTCACAGAAAaggatctctttttttttttttgacacagtCGTTTCCAAGTAACCATTTTTTCTCATTCACTCAACCTCcaccaccatttttttttcttcatccgtCAGTTGCAGGGCTACAGTATTTATCTATCCATCGCCTTACAGAAATGAGGTCGAAGGGTTGAAAATAAGCTTCAGCTTTAGACCAAACTCTGTAATGCACTGGCCACGACGAGCCCCGGGCCTTTGACGTGATTGATCAGCCCGGTGTGTTGTGTTGGGGGAAATTGATGTCGCAGTGTAGTCGATGGGCGATGCTCacatgatgatgctgctgctgagcaggcaggcgaagggggggggggggggtaatgtgaTAAGGGGACGGTCCTGTGTGCCTGCTTCGCTTGacacacgtgagctgttttcaTGGGACAATGACACAGCCATGTCACATGTTCCCCTTCAGGCTAACCCCCAGAGCAACAACGCCATTTTCCCCTCGTCCTGTCAAGCTCTACCTAACCCAACTCCGCTACCGCTATCATCTCCTTCATCCAGTTATGTCCGTCTcatggaagcccccccccccaccatctgcTAACCACACATGCAAATGGTCCCCCTTATGTGGCCTCCTGGGACTCCGTCGGAGGCTCAAACCCTtaacttgaccccccccccccaccccccccccctcctccccacacacacacacaaatacacaaatacaccagTCACCCTCCAGAGACATATCTGAGAGGTTAATTTGCCAAACTCCTTGGAGCTGCCTCGGCCCTGTGGCTCTATATTTATCTCTTATGGAACCATTAAGCAATTGGCATTTTCCCTTGTATATTGTATTTGAAGGCACGTGGTCAAGGCGCACTCTCCATGATTATAATTTTATAGGGTATTAAAGTGGTTATCCTGATGACAAGCGTACAACTGTGTTGTTTTGAGAAGATTCAAatgcttcctcttcctgcatGCTTCCATCAGAGACCATTTCCATTCAATAGGTCAGTGGGATACTCCCTATTTTTATATCTCATTTCAGATTAGATAATCATATGTCCTCGTCTAAATTTGCCTTGGCTGAGAGGAAATGAGCACCCTACAAAGACGCTCTTGTCCTTAGCGATCCGGAAGGGTTCTAATTTTGGCCCCCTGAGCCCAGCATCTGGCTTCTATTAGATTATGGCCACGGAGCAGATGAGACATAGGTGATGTATTATGGAGCATTATTGGAAAATTGCTTGTGAACTTAGGAGTTCTTTGACCCAGAATAGCAGTATGTCGTTTTCCCCAACCAAAAGGCTCCTTTAATGCATTGCTGTTGATGGTCTGATGTTTGTTTCACAGTGAAGGAATGTCGAGGTCTCAGTCTAGTCGTAGAGAAAAAGAAGCATTTGGTAATGATGTGAACTTCGTTACTTCAAAAGATAATAATTAGCTTAAATTTGTGGTCGTGTTTGTCCCTCCCAGTTTTGTTACTTTTATATTTCATATGCAGTGTAACAAATGACTTGTACCTTTTggttaataaacattttaccACCTAATATGACAGTTCATTAGTCAGTGGAGGAGCTATTACCAGAAGCACCTAAGGGTAAAGTTTCATATTTTGTGCtcttttctccatttctttGTTGTGAACTGCCTCTTCCCAGAGGTAACATACATCATCAGACCCATTAGTGTCAGTGATGAGCCATGTAGGCTATTCCGTCAGCGGGGTGGACccgtcttctccttctgattCGGACTGTCATGTGCGGCAGTTAATCAAAAACCATTTAAGGAAGGCATAAAAATAGTGCACACGCACTTCATGAAAAGAAcccaaattacattttagttttgaagTTGTGTCGTCAGTATCATTAAGCCTGCATGTGTTTTTTCCAGCTCTCCactttgacggggggggggggtgggagggggactGTCTTTCTGCAACAAATCAATATATCTACCCATGTTAGTGGTGCCCTAGTGCTCACCGCACTGGATGAAAGCTTTTACAAAGCTTTTTGCAGAGATAGGAGATGATGCCTATGGAGAGTGGAATCTCTCAGAACAATGGTGTAATTGAGGAGCATtggaggggcgagggggggctGGCCATCTCACTGATATGCACTGGCCTGGAGATCCCACAGCAGAGGCCCTTTTCCCCCTCAGGCATGGATGTGACCTCATTCAGCTAACAGGGCTTCagaatagccccccccccccaaccaccccacatggatacatacacacacacacacacacacacacacacacacacacacacacacacacacacacacacacacacacacacacaacaacacgaTCAGACTTGTTGTTTTGCgtgtgttttcagtgttttGCAGTCGCTGTGGTCCGTATGGTCAGCTGACGCAGAACATCAGCTTCTTCTTAAAGGGCAGTTGGACCCATAATATGCTTTGTTATGGTGTCATATAGGAGGAGAATGTTGGAGAAAAAGGAGTGAAAAGTGGGATGTTACTTTTCAGATATAATTTAAGTCAGAAGCAGTTGATTAACAGGTGTTTTCAGTCATTTATTCAACATCTATGCTTAACATACAACATAGATTTACTGTCTTTTATGGTTTTATCCTTTTATAAAttattgtaatttattgtaAAATTGTTAAATCAAATGGTCATTATatgaaaatattattaaaaaagaacAACTTTCATGTTCTGTACAGTGAAAAAGAGAGATTCATTCCCTCAAAAGAGGATTGGTAgagtttctttctctccctcccatcAGCCTGTGTTGCACACAGCACCGTGGGTCGATGGATCAGTGGGCCGCCCACTCTCTCCTCCTACAGCTCAGTGTGCGCCTCCTCTATTTGGCCTCCTGCCTAGTCTATTTGCAGCATCCCCTTCTCAGATTCATCTTTTCTTTGTATCCTTTCGATGCAGATATCAGGaatgtgacacataaacacagtCCTGTGTTGCAAAACAATGCAACGCAATAAAATCTAAGAACAAAGAACATCTACACTGGTCGGAAAGAACAACAGCAATCATGGGCTCTTGAATCGCTTGTACCCTGCGGCACAAATGAAGCCGAAGGattctgttttctctcctcccttgaGACTGATCCCTCGTCTCTATTGATCAGACTGCAGGCTGAAACCTACTGAACACCAGACTCCATGCAAGGCAAGGTCATGTAGAGGCTTAAAATCCTCAAATGGATTACACGCTGCCCTTTGACTTCAAGACCTGtgacaacaaaaggaaaatgttgaGAGGATGTTTTTTGGTAAATTGCTTCTTTCTGTAGAATAACATCATGCAGGTTCAATCATTAAATATCTAGAtggaaaagaaatatataaataaaaaaggcccaTGTTTTACTCCAATTTCTCCGCTCCGCAGATGGCAGGTTACACCATATGCCCCGTTCTGTCGGAGCAGATGTCACCGGCTCAATGGCTCCGCTGACCGGAGAACGCAAGTCCTCGGCCCCCATCCACTCCAGCCAGCCTGTCCTCTTCACCTTTGATGTGCCTGTCcgccacacacaccacagctcGCTGCCCAACAGTGCACCCCAGgactacctcctcctccaccagtgcATGAGCAGGAAGACGGAGAGTGCACGGTAAAGGTCTCGACCCTCTGGCGTCCTGTGTCAGTTTCCTGTTATCCTTTAATGCAGGTCAACGTACAGGTTTACGGCGCTTCCTCCGTTTAGATTCCCCCAAGGGTCAAAACTTCTGTTGTTGGggaaaattgtgtgtgtgtgtgtgggggggggggggggggggtcttagcATTGTGGAAATGTTATAACGTTTTTGATTGCGGAAGAACCCgtttttaacaaaaatattaaattgaataatATGGCAATATGGGTACTATGACCatcctgttttattattttaagatgAAATGAGTGATTTTGGTTACTCCGCTCTGTTATCCCAGCTATAGGCTGAGTGGGAGAACAAAAGAACCGAGTGTTTATGTGAAATGCACTCCTGAGTTTTTCATTAACATTCACCTCACCGCCTGCCGCCGCCATGCCCCGCTTCCAAGAATCAAAAGGCAGCCTAAATAATGATGCCATTCAGCAGATAGCCGGCACAGTAGATGATCAATGAGGTTGAGGCAGCAATTCATCACTCCTATAGGTTTAGACCCGCGCGGGGTAGAACTGCCCTCTCAGCCACGCGATTTGCACATAAATCTGTGGAACTGAACCTCACAATCCATCTCATCAGCGTATGCAGATATTTCTGTCACTCCCTCGCCGGCTTCTGCTCCGTGGGTCtgctaattaattaatgaattaagaCGCAGGCTTTGATTCAGAATGAAACGACGACTGGTCCGATCGCCAATGGTATAAATGAATCTGCAGCCACGGTGCTGAAAGGCAGAGTAATGAACAAGATCGTCGATTCATTTGAAATCTTGAGGAGACGGAGGAACAATTGATGAAACACAACGTTCCGTCCGACATGAGAAGAAAGTCTGTGGGAGCAAAGCGTTATGTCAATATTAATTGTATTGCTTTTGATGCATATTCACTTGAAATGGTTCGATTTCTGATCAAGATCGATCGCCACCGTTAGAAAGCTGCAGTGCACCTCAAGGGAGATCAGTACAGACACAAAGAAACGACTCACTGAGGATATCTTGGCTTTGGCCAACTAAATCGGACCATTGCTCAGCTAACTGGCAAGAAATGTCTAAGCTGTAGGGTTGCTCTAGTTGGCACTCAAGGTCAAGCTCTACGAAGGAGCAAGAATAAATGAGGCATGTCCCTTGGGTGTCTCACCAAAGCGGAGCCACTGTGGGAAAGTCACAAATGTCCTCTCCCTGCTAACATGGCAGAAAATATGTAGACACATCAACTTTTCAGGGAAATGTTAAATAAACTCAATGTTGACAAATGTtgaaaattaatttaatgtGAATGCTAGAGCTGTCCAAATGTTCTCTGGAGGGGAtgacaatgtgttttttgttttttttactgtgctgTGACTCGAAATGCTACAGTGCCATCTAGTGGATATGTGCGTCATTTCATTGGTATTGTTTTAATAGGTTTCCATTGGAGTGTGAGGGAGCATTTAGGCACTGTGGGAAGTGGGGGGGCCGTACAGACTTAacgtttttgtatttgtgtaataTGTGTATGCCTTTATCCATGTTGCAGGAGTGCCAGTTTCTCCCAGGCCACGCGAAGAAATCTGTTCGCGGGGAGCGACTCCGCGGTGCAGAAACTCTCCCACGGCTTTTCCCACTGTCTCAACGGCATGGGTGCCCAGTTGCACGGCTTCTACAGCCTGCCCAAACCAGGAAAACACCAGTTACCGGGGCTCGACGATTCCCCGCCGGAGGCCTGCTACATGCTCCCGCGCGGTTACAGCTCCGAGGCGTCGGCACACGGCGCTCTAGGCGACCCGGATGTGGAGAACGAGGAGGTCTACACGTTCAACACGCCCTGCAACGCCCTCGCCACCGCGCACAGCAACGAGCGAGCGACTGACAATTACGACCTTCCCACGCCGCCTGGCTCCTTCTACCAGATCCCCCGGACGTTCGACAAGAACCACAATGCCGTGACGTCCTCCAACTCGGAGTCTTCCAGTGGTCCTCCTCCCAGGCCCCCTAAACCCAGCCAGGGTTcagaggggcagtgggggagtCCCCAGTCGTTAGGGAGCCAGAACGGAGATGTGGAGCCTGCCGTGTCGGTTATCCCACGCAGGAATACTCTCCCCGCTGTGGAGAACATCCGCCTGCACAGAGGTACACTGGATGCAAAAAGTGCTTTGACAGCTTTCCTGATCCGTTGTTTCTCAACGGCACTCGTTTCCTTTCGGTTGACACATGCAGATCCTTTGAAATTGCACATTTGAcctgtttcctgttttcaaATGCATGTCTGTCTGACTTCATCGGCCCCGTTCTCTTGTGGTGCCGCGGAGACTCTgtgcttcctccccccctcccccctcccggccCTCCGTCTCACTCACTCTTTCCCTTTTCCTCTATCTCTCATCGTGATGATTTAACGCCAGCAGCTGAACAGAAACAAACGGCCCAGTCCAGCAGACACTGTTCTGTTGAGACGCTAATGAAATTCAAGCCACACGGCCAGCTCCAGAATGCCTCGTTCCAGCCTGATAAgcgatgaaaaaaagacaaaccctCTCGCGGGCACAGTGTGCGGCCTCTTATTACGCTGTGTTCGCCGAGCCCATGCTCGGGCCTTGTATAGCCAGAGACTAGGGTGGACCTGTGACCCGTGTTACTGGGGCTACAGGCTGTTCACACACCTGTGCAGCACAGTGAAGCATTTAATAAAACGTCACTTCTGTTCTGTATGTCGCATTTAGAGATGCGAGTTTACTTTTTTCGAAAAGCTGagcatttttgtctttttgtgttggTACCAGTTCACGTGAGCAGTTCATGTCGGTTGTAAACATTGATCTCTCTCCTCGCTTCGCTTCCCAGGCTCCTCCTTTGAAACCAACAGCCATCACCGTCCCATCCATTTCAACAACTCGGGCCAGTCTGTGGAGTCTGTCAATGATGGGTTCAGCTCCTACCTGGTGAgtccctctctccacccccccccccccgccccccccccccacagcagcaCTCGCTCCTCAGACAAACCGCAGGGATAGGAAAGGCATCTCTCCTCCATTTATTTACTCCTATTGAGTGCTTCCGTTTCCTTTGCAATATTTGGGCCCAGAGAGTTTAAGAGAATAACGCGCTCGCTGTCTCCTTTGACGACAGAGAACTAAAGCGCCGCTGACTCGCTCAGACAGCGGCAACTCGGATGACAACTATGTGCCCATGAATCCTGGCTCCTCGCCACTCAGCGCTGCCCAGGCTGACAGCCCTAAAAATATCTACATCCCGATGAGCCCCGGGCCACATCACTTTGATTTCCCAGGATTCTCTGCAACATTACCTGCCCGTAAGGGGAGCAGCGCCTCCCTGTGTCACCGGCCCAGCCGCCTCAGTGATGTCACGCCACCACCCATCAACCGCAACCTCAAACCAAACAGAAAATGTGAGTTTTTGACCCTGGTTTCAAAGTTTCGGGTTGCGATCCAGGCTCCAACAACTGCATTGTTGACTGTTTTCACGAGGACGATGATTTTTTTGTTGACGGCGCCTGCTCTTGTTTTCCACAGCaaagccaacacctctggatcTGAAGCACAATGGGATCATTGATGAGCTGCCATTTAAGAGCCCAGTCACAATGTCCTGGACACGGCCCATGTGAGTCTAGTATCATGTCATTCACGCTAGGTTACCTAAGGCCACTgacagactctcacacacacacacatcaattttgatgatacaAATTCATTTCTGCCTGCCAGAAGGTAGAAGCACTCACTGTCCTTTCTGCTTCGCTTCAGGCCTGCTATGAACTCCATGTCTTCCCAGCATTGTCGACCCATCTCCACACAAAGCATCACCAGCACAGACTCTGCAGACAGCGAGGAGAATTACGTGGCAATGGTGAGGGCCGATATCCGACCAGGAGCGCAgcattgtttattcattttgtttttgatgaaCAAACTCGTGCCGTGCTTACTCTTTGTGAGTGAAACCTCGCTCTTTGGTCCCCATCAGCAGAACCCAGCGTCTACCTCCCCGGCCGTGAGCGGCACCAGCAGCCCGGCCCCTAGGAAGTGTGGCAACGTGGACTACCTAGCGCTGGACTTCCAGCCTGGGTCACCCAGTCCACACAGAAAAGTAAGCAGACAATTTTGTTGACTCAATTTGTtctgcatttcctttttttctactGCAGTGCAGTTTGCATCACGGCCCGGGAGCTCACTCCTGTTTATTGATCATTTCGCAGCCGTCTACatcctctgtgacctctgacgAGAAGGTGGACTATGTGCAAGTTGACAAGGAGAAGACCCAGGCACTGCAAAGCACCATGCAAGAGTGGACCGATGTACGGCAGTCTACTGAACCTGCCAAGGGGGTCAAGTCCTGACACCAACCTGTGCAAAACAATGACCTCAAGTCCAACCAAGCTGAACTCGAGCATCTCTAGTGTCTATCATCGCTATGAATACTGGTTGGCCTTGATTGAGATTGAGTGATTTGGACCAAAAAAAAGCCATAACCTATCCCACGCCTGTTCTCTGTGATGATTTTTACTGCAATGCACTGCTAACACGCAGAATATCAGGCCATATACAGGTGAAGCGTCCTGCCAAAGCCCCTCATGCAGACTGTTATAGCAGTCCGTGGA
Encoded proteins:
- the gab2 gene encoding GRB2-associated-binding protein 2 isoform X2, which gives rise to MSGGEIIFQGWLRKSPPEKKLRRYAWKKRWFILRSGRMSGDPDVLEYYKNDHSKKPIRVIDLHCCEQVDAGLTFKRKEFQDSFVFDIKTSDRTFYLVAETEEEMNKWVRAICQLCGFNQSDDNHDGRLHHMPRSVGADVTGSMAPLTGERKSSAPIHSSQPVLFTFDVPVRHTHHSSLPNSAPQDYLLLHQCMSRKTESARSASFSQATRRNLFAGSDSAVQKLSHGFSHCLNGMGAQLHGFYSLPKPGKHQLPGLDDSPPEACYMLPRGYSSEASAHGALGDPDVENEEVYTFNTPCNALATAHSNERATDNYDLPTPPGSFYQIPRTFDKNHNAVTSSNSESSSGPPPRPPKPSQGSEGQWGSPQSLGSQNGDVEPAVSVIPRRNTLPAVENIRLHRGSSFETNSHHRPIHFNNSGQSVESVNDGFSSYLRTKAPLTRSDSGNSDDNYVPMNPGSSPLSAAQADSPKNIYIPMSPGPHHFDFPGFSATLPARKGSSASLCHRPSRLSDVTPPPINRNLKPNRKSKPTPLDLKHNGIIDELPFKSPVTMSWTRPMPAMNSMSSQHCRPISTQSITSTDSADSEENYVAMNPASTSPAVSGTSSPAPRKCGNVDYLALDFQPGSPSPHRKPSTSSVTSDEKVDYVQVDKEKTQALQSTMQEWTDVRQSTEPAKGVKS
- the gab2 gene encoding GRB2-associated-binding protein 2 isoform X1; translated protein: MSGGEIIFQGWLRKSPPEKKLRRYAWKKRWFILRSGRMSGDPDVLEYYKNDHSKKPIRVIDLHCCEQVDAGLTFKRKEFQDSFVFDIKTSDRTFYLVAETEEEMNKWVRAICQLCGFNQSDDNHDGRLHHMPRSVGADVTGSMAPLTGERKSSAPIHSSQPVLFTFDVPVRHTHHSSLPNSAPQDYLLLHQCMSRKTESARSASFSQATRRNLFAGSDSAVQKLSHGFSHCLNGMGAQLHGFYSLPKPGKHQLPGLDDSPPEACYMLPRGYSSEASAHGALGDPDVENEEVYTFNTPCNALATAHSNERATDNYDLPTPPGSFYQIPRTFDKNHNAVTSSNSESSSGPPPRPPKPSQGSEGQWGSPQSLGSQNGDVEPAVSVIPRRNTLPAVENIRLHRGSSFETNSHHRPIHFNNSGQSVESVNDGFSSYLRTKAPLTRSDSGNSDDNYVPMNPGSSPLSAAQADSPKNIYIPMSPGPHHFDFPGFSATLPARKGSSASLCHRPSRLSDVTPPPINRNLKPNRKSKPTPLDLKHNGIIDELPFKSPVTMSWTRPMPAMNSMSSQHCRPISTQSITSTDSADSEENYVAMQNPASTSPAVSGTSSPAPRKCGNVDYLALDFQPGSPSPHRKPSTSSVTSDEKVDYVQVDKEKTQALQSTMQEWTDVRQSTEPAKGVKS